From a region of the Halolamina sp. CBA1230 genome:
- a CDS encoding HAD family hydrolase translates to MRAVYVDCDGTLLTLDCSYDDLFATACDAANIDPTPDLQAAYGERFFEAFESFHPDPYRAGMAAAVEAGDLDADPDTLRDAYVDAEVAAATPADGAHAALDAFDGPNTALGLLTNGVTEVQRRKLASVGLFDRFDAYLPSYAVEAHKPDPAIFAAAKDRLPADEYAYVGDSLEHDALPARAAGFLAVHVDTDADAGVVTVDGLDTLARSI, encoded by the coding sequence ATGCGCGCCGTCTACGTCGACTGCGACGGAACCCTCCTCACGCTCGACTGCTCGTACGACGACCTGTTCGCGACTGCCTGCGACGCCGCGAACATCGACCCAACGCCCGACCTGCAGGCTGCCTACGGCGAACGGTTCTTCGAGGCGTTCGAGTCGTTCCACCCCGACCCCTACCGCGCCGGAATGGCCGCCGCCGTCGAGGCCGGCGATCTGGACGCCGACCCGGACACCCTCCGGGACGCCTACGTCGACGCCGAAGTCGCCGCCGCGACGCCCGCCGACGGCGCTCACGCGGCGCTGGACGCGTTCGACGGCCCCAACACCGCGCTGGGCCTGCTCACGAACGGTGTGACCGAAGTCCAGCGCCGGAAACTGGCATCAGTCGGGCTGTTCGACCGCTTCGACGCCTACCTGCCGAGCTACGCGGTCGAGGCACACAAGCCCGACCCCGCGATCTTCGCGGCCGCGAAAGACCGCCTCCCCGCCGACGAGTACGCCTACGTCGGCGACTCGCTGGAGCACGACGCGCTGCCCGCGCGGGCGGCGGGATTCCTGGCGGTCCACGTCGACACCGACGCCGATGCCGGAGTCGTCACTGTCGACGGACTGGACACGCTCGCCCGGTCGATCTAG
- a CDS encoding cation diffusion facilitator family transporter, protein MASSTGVVIAALIANGSIAIMKFVGFLLTGSPSMLSETYHSISDTGNQVFLLIGIRYSKRDTSREHPFGYGKAQFFYAFLVSVLLFGIAGWESLNHGIHAIQTAGHTEAGKFTVPVVGAEVETFWLNVVVLSLAIVFELWALGKANAELRSQMDQFGWGSLREAFDKTSDVTTLTAFTEDAIALAGAAIALVGVALTRYTGNGIYDAVSAAIIGVLLMGFAIALAWENKRLLLGESLPSDVERELQNVVSSHPAVVHVDSFRSVFFGPQNAMVAVEISVDADLAAEEIDDAIHEIETKLGEADSRVSTIYIEPTQ, encoded by the coding sequence ATGGCTAGCAGCACTGGGGTCGTGATAGCGGCGTTGATCGCCAACGGCTCTATCGCGATCATGAAGTTCGTCGGCTTCCTGCTCACGGGGAGCCCGTCGATGCTCTCCGAGACGTACCACTCTATCTCCGACACCGGGAACCAGGTGTTCCTCCTCATCGGCATCCGCTACTCGAAACGCGACACCAGCCGCGAACACCCGTTCGGCTACGGGAAGGCCCAGTTCTTCTACGCCTTCCTGGTGTCCGTGCTCCTGTTCGGGATCGCGGGCTGGGAGAGCCTCAACCACGGGATCCACGCGATCCAGACGGCGGGACACACGGAGGCGGGGAAGTTCACCGTCCCCGTCGTCGGCGCCGAGGTGGAGACGTTCTGGCTCAACGTCGTCGTGCTCTCGTTGGCGATCGTGTTCGAGCTGTGGGCGCTCGGGAAGGCCAACGCCGAGCTCCGGAGCCAGATGGATCAGTTCGGCTGGGGCAGCCTCCGCGAGGCGTTCGACAAGACCAGCGACGTGACCACGCTGACGGCGTTCACCGAGGACGCCATCGCGCTGGCGGGCGCGGCGATCGCACTGGTCGGCGTCGCGCTCACGCGCTACACGGGCAACGGCATCTACGACGCCGTCTCCGCGGCGATCATCGGCGTCCTGCTGATGGGGTTCGCCATCGCGCTGGCGTGGGAGAACAAGCGCCTCCTGCTGGGCGAGAGCCTCCCGTCGGACGTGGAGCGCGAGCTCCAGAACGTCGTCAGCAGCCACCCGGCGGTCGTCCACGTCGACTCCTTCCGGAGCGTCTTCTTCGGCCCGCAGAACGCGATGGTCGCCGTGGAGATCAGCGTCGACGCCGACCTCGCGGCTGAGGAAATCGACGACGCGATCCACGAGATCGAAACGAAACTCGGGGAGGCCGACAGCCGCGTGTCGACCATCTACATCGAGCCTACGCAGTGA
- a CDS encoding metallophosphoesterase, with the protein MLVVLSDTHRTDGTGLVGAAADAVDDADLVLHAGDFTTEPVLDAFHDTAADLRAVYGNRDSDAVSDRLPEATTLSYAGVRIAATHRQRGGTTGLAMFGRERGADLVVSGHTHRPVVDEEGDVTLLNPGSHADPRGARQSFAVLEPTGDGLAGRLTTVDGEAFERFEIENE; encoded by the coding sequence ATGCTCGTCGTGCTCTCCGACACCCACCGGACCGATGGAACTGGACTCGTCGGAGCTGCGGCCGACGCGGTCGACGACGCCGACCTGGTGCTCCACGCCGGCGACTTCACGACCGAGCCCGTACTCGACGCGTTCCACGACACGGCGGCCGACCTCCGGGCGGTGTACGGCAACCGGGACAGCGACGCCGTGAGCGATCGCCTCCCCGAGGCGACGACGCTCAGCTACGCGGGCGTCCGCATCGCCGCCACCCACCGCCAGCGCGGCGGGACGACCGGGCTGGCGATGTTCGGGCGCGAACGCGGCGCCGACCTGGTCGTCTCGGGACACACGCACCGCCCCGTCGTCGACGAGGAGGGGGACGTGACGCTGCTCAACCCCGGGAGCCACGCCGACCCGCGGGGTGCGCGGCAGTCGTTCGCCGTGCTCGAACCGACGGGCGACGGCCTGGCTGGCCGGCTCACGACCGTCGACGGGGAGGCGTTCGAGCGGTTCGAAATCGAGAACGAGTAG